The DNA window TGAATTCAAAGAGTGCAAAACCGAAATAAACAAAGGAGTCTATGAAACTGTTTGCGCGTTTTTAAACCGCAGCGGCGGAGAATTATTGCTCGGGGTTAATGACCGCGGCAAAATAACCGGAATTGAGAAGGATTATATCGAGCAGATAAAAAAGGATTTTGTGACTGCGATAAACAATCCTCAGAAAATAACGCCGTCAGTATATCTGTCTATAGAGCAAGCGGAGATAGATGGAAAATTACTGCTTTATATTTATGTGCCTGAAAGCTCACAAGTGCACCGATGCAACGGGAAAATATTTGATAGAAATCAGGACGGAGACTTTGATATTACAAACAACAACACGCTTGCCACTTCTTTGTATCTGAATAAGCAAACGCTTTATACTGAAAATAAAGTGTATCCATATTGCAAAATTTCTGATTTGCGAAGCGATTTGATTGAACGGGCAAGAAAACTTGCGGTTAATCAAAACAGCAATCATCCGTGGCGAAATATGAGCAATATTGAGCTATTGAAAAGCGCGAAACTTTATTCAAAAGACTATCAAACCAACAAAGCCGGATTTACGCTTGCGGCAATTCTTTTATTCGGGAAAGACGAAACAATTCTTTCGGCATTGCCTCACCACAGAACGGATTTAATACTGAGGCGAGAAAATCTTGACCGGTATGATGATCGTGATGATGTGCGGACAAATCTCATAGAAAGCTACGAAAGAATACTTGCATTTGGACAAAAACATTTGCCCGACCCGTTTTATCTTGAAGGAACCCAAAGAATCAGCATAAGGGATAAAATCATTCGTGAAATTGCTTCAAACATATTAATCCATAGAGAATATTCAAATCCGTTTCCCGCAAAAATAATAATCGAAAAGAATAGAATTTATACAGAAAATGGCAACAAGACACATGGGCAGGGAATAATAAACCCTGAAAATTTCTCTCCGTTTCCTAAAAATCCGGTTATTGCCGGCGTATTCAAAGAAATCGGCAATGCTGATGAACTAGGTTCTGGCGTGAGAAATCTTGTAAAATACACTAAATTATACTCAAATAGCGCGCCTCAGCTATTTGAAGAAGATGTTTTTAAGATAGTTATTCCGTTGACCGACCAAGCTACCCAGCAGGCTACCCCGCAAGCTACCCAGCAGGCTACCGAGCAGGATGAACGAACAAAAGCAATTTTAGTTTTTTGCTTAGATCCTAAAACAAGAGAAGAAATTCAAACATCATTAAACATAAAGGATAGAGAATATTTCAGATCAGAAATATTAAAACCATTGATTGAAAAAGGATTATTATTCCTTACAATTCCAGATAAACCGAGCAGCCCAAACCAAAAATATTACTCAAAAGTAACTGGAGGAAAAACATGAATGAAGATGAAACTAGAGCCGAACTCATTGATCCCAAGCTAAAAGAAAGCGGTTGGGGTGTAATTGAAGGCACGAAAATCAATAGAAACTTCCCGATTACTTTAGGCAGAATTAAAACCGGTAATCTCAGAGCCAGCCCAATCAGAGCAGACTATATACTATCCTATAAAGGCCGTAAACTTGCAGTTATAGAAGCTAAAAGTGATGTTCAAGAACTTGGCGAAGGAGTTGCTCAAGCAAAAGAATATGCTTTGAAACTGCATTTGGAAACTACTTTCGCAACCAACGGCAAAGAAATATATCAGATTTGTATGGAAACCGGAAAAGAAGGGATAATAAAAGAGTTTCCAACGCCTGACGAATTATGGAATAAAACATTCAATATCAAAAACAATTGGAAAGAAAAATTCAATGCAATTCCTAAGGGAGGAATTTACGAGCCCAGGTTCTACCAGGAAATTGCAACAAATAACGCTTTAGATGCTATTGCCGAAGGAAAAAATCGATTACTTTTAACTCTTGCAACAGGTACTGGAAAAACTACTATTGCATTTCAAATTGCCTGGAAACTGTTCCATGCACGTTGGAATTTATTGCGGGATGGCGCAAGAAGGCCGCGGATTTTATTCCTTACTGACAGAAATATTCTGGCAAACCAGGCATTTAATGAATTTTCTGCATTCCCTGAAGATGCTTTAATCAGAATTACGCCCAAGGATATAAGAAAGAAGGGTTCGGTTCCAAAAAATGGCAGTATTTTTTTCACAATATTTCAGACTTTTATGAGCGGCCCAAATGATACGCCTTACTTCGGACAGTACCCTAAAGACTATTTTGATTTAATAATTATTGATGAATGTCATAGAGGCGGAGCAAATGATGAAGGAAATTGGCGGGCAATAATGGAATACTTCTCCCCTGCGGTTCAATTAGGTTTAACTGCCACTCCAAAACGAAAAGAAAATGCGGACACTTACAAATACTTCGGAAAACCGCTTTATGTTTATTCATTAAAAGAAGGAATTAATGACGGTTTCTTAACTCCGTTTAAAGTCAGGACAATTAAAACAACCCTGGATGAGTATGTTTATACTTCCGATGACGAGGTTATTGAAGGCGAAGTAGAAGCTGGAAAAATTTATCAGGGGGCGGACTGGAATAGAATAATTGAGATTAAAGAAAAAGAAGCACATAATGTAAAATTA is part of the Nanoarchaeota archaeon genome and encodes:
- a CDS encoding putative DNA binding domain-containing protein, giving the protein MLKNKIFDIIKKGEGIRIEFKECKTEINKGVYETVCAFLNRSGGELLLGVNDRGKITGIEKDYIEQIKKDFVTAINNPQKITPSVYLSIEQAEIDGKLLLYIYVPESSQVHRCNGKIFDRNQDGDFDITNNNTLATSLYLNKQTLYTENKVYPYCKISDLRSDLIERARKLAVNQNSNHPWRNMSNIELLKSAKLYSKDYQTNKAGFTLAAILLFGKDETILSALPHHRTDLILRRENLDRYDDRDDVRTNLIESYERILAFGQKHLPDPFYLEGTQRISIRDKIIREIASNILIHREYSNPFPAKIIIEKNRIYTENGNKTHGQGIINPENFSPFPKNPVIAGVFKEIGNADELGSGVRNLVKYTKLYSNSAPQLFEEDVFKIVIPLTDQATQQATPQATQQATEQDERTKAILVFCLDPKTREEIQTSLNIKDREYFRSEILKPLIEKGLLFLTIPDKPSSPNQKYYSKVTGGKT
- a CDS encoding DEAD/DEAH box helicase family protein encodes the protein MNEDETRAELIDPKLKESGWGVIEGTKINRNFPITLGRIKTGNLRASPIRADYILSYKGRKLAVIEAKSDVQELGEGVAQAKEYALKLHLETTFATNGKEIYQICMETGKEGIIKEFPTPDELWNKTFNIKNNWKEKFNAIPKGGIYEPRFYQEIATNNALDAIAEGKNRLLLTLATGTGKTTIAFQIAWKLFHARWNLLRDGARRPRILFLTDRNILANQAFNEFSAFPEDALIRITPKDIRKKGSVPKNGSIFFTIFQTFMSGPNDTPYFGQYPKDYFDLIIIDECHRGGANDEGNWRAIMEYFSPAVQLGLTATPKRKENADTYKYFGKPLYVYSLKEGINDGFLTPFKVRTIKTTLDEYVYTSDDEVIEGEVEAGKIYQGADWNRIIEIKEKEAHNVKLLLKEINQNEKAIVFCASQDHALAIRDLINQYKKSKEPNYCVRVTANDGRLGDEYLAEFRDNEKTIPTILTTSQKLSTGVDARNIRNIVLMRQIKEIIEFKQIVGRGTRLFDGKEFFTIYDFVGACQHFSDPEWDGEPMEPELSTGKNLQVIKEATAPYNEDSEDQPKKNILKIRLGDGKEREIQHMVKTSFWSANGKPISLEEFLKTIYGELPNFFKNEDELRKIWSNPITRKALLDKLDDAGYGMTELKTLQQLINAENSDIFDVLEYISFAIKPISREERVAKAQSNILKSLDNNQREFLEFVLSKYIETGIEELDQDKLPDLLKIKYFAINDATELLGGVTKIRATFINFQKHLFATASD